One window of the Rosa rugosa chromosome 3, drRosRugo1.1, whole genome shotgun sequence genome contains the following:
- the LOC133736268 gene encoding G-type lectin S-receptor-like serine/threonine-protein kinase LECRK3 isoform X1: MLDSDTIVSRQRLLAGTKLTSSFLNTNHASGRFQVIMQRDGNLVQYPIGPFTLSSNQYSYWNTGTFTAGNNVSLNLDQNEGLYLLDSTGFKIKSLFSLQKDLSMYRSYRLTIDADGILRLYSYSLVKNDSWSIDWSPTDSKCAPIGLCGLNSYCVLVDPEPSCVCLPGFFFIDEGQRYLGCKRNLSTVGCKGENETSYSIVDVDNIDWENTPYSILSLDKTACKEDCLMDCNCEAAIFMDQQCRKQKLPLRFGRTPQSDVVTTFVKKGTTDESSGTKMVSKGRKNINTIIFISSTATLTFSLVFMAITGVVIYRYRVWDYRKVTNSAGEGLIEGVTLRSYTYCELEKATKGFTNQVGKGAFGTVFKGVIGGREVAIKQLETVVDEGEREFCNEMNAIGRTHHKNLVKLLGYCHDGTNRLLVYEYMTNGSLADFFFKSYSGRPAWEERVSTALNVAQGILYLHEECDTQIIHCDIKPENILMTEQKCAKLADFRLAKLLKADQSRTYTGFRGTRGYVAPEWHRNMSITVKADVYSFGIVLLEIICCQRGSTMDIPEDQLTIENWMYHCLEANELDKLVKDDDDIDMSKLREMVKLGLCCIQEEPSLRPSMKKVVLMLEWNLEIPSPPNSFSSNH; this comes from the exons ATGCTTGATTCAG ATACCATTGTATCCAGGCAGCGTCTGTTGGCTGGAACAAAGCTCACCTCCTCCTTCTTGAACACGAATCATGCAAGTGGAAGGTTTCAAGTGATCATGCAGAGAGATGGCAACCTGGTTCAGTATCCAATTGGTCCATTTACATTGAGTTCTAATCAATATTCTTATTGGAACACTGGGACATTCACAGCTGGGAACAATGTGTCCCTCAATCTTGATCAAAATGAGGGGCTCTATCTTCTTGATTCCACCGGTTTCAAGATAAAAAGTTTGTTTTCTCTTCAGAAAGACCTTTCTATGTATCGTAGCTATCGTCTGACGATTGATGCTGATGGAATACTCCGGTTGTACTCCTACAGTTTGGTTAAGAATGATTCCTGGTCAATTGATTGGTCACCAACTGATAGTAAGTGTGCTCCTATTGGCCTTTGTGGCCTAAATTCTTATTGTGTTCTTGTGGATCCGGAACCTTCCTGTGTATGTCTCCCTGGTTTCTTTTTCATTGACGAAGGCCAAAGATATTTAGGCTGCAAGAGGAACTTGAGTACAGTTGGTTGCAAAGGTGAGAATGAAACTTCATATTCTATTGTTGATGTGGATAACATAGATTGGGAAAACACTCCATACTCTATTCTATCATTGGATAAGACTGCTTGTAAAGAGGACTGTTTGATGGATTGTAACTGTGAAGCTGCGATATTTATGGACCAGCAGTGTAGAAAACAAAAGCTCCCTCTACGATTTGGAAGAACTCCCCAAAGCGATGTGGTGACAACCTTTGTCAAAAAGGGTACTACTGATGAGAGTTCAGGTACAAAAATGGTGAGCAAGGGAAGAAAAAATATTAACACAATCATATTTATCAGCAGCACTGCAACTTTAACTTTTTCACTCGTTTTTATGGCAATTACTGGTGTTGTTATATATAGATATCGTGTTTGGGATTACCGAAAGGTTACTAATTCAGCTGGTGAAGGGTTAATTGAAGGTGTTACGCTGCGGTCATATACATATTGTGAACTTGAAAAGGCAACCAAAGGCTTCACCAATCAAGTGGGAAAAGGAGCTTTTGGGACAGTTTTTAAAGGGGTGATTGGTGGGAGAGAAGTGGCAATCAAGCAACTAGAGACAGTGGTGGATGAAGGAGAGCGAgagttttgtaatgagatgaaTGCAATTGGGAGAACTCATCACAAGAATCTAGTGAAATTGCTTGGCTACTGTCATGATGGAACAAATAGGCTTCTGGTTTATGAGTACATGACCAACGGCTCACTTGCGGatttctttttcaaatcttaTAGTGGAAGGCCAGCTTGGGAGGAAAGAGTCAGCACAGCCCTCAATGTAGCTCAAGGTATACTATATCTACATGAAGAGTGTGATACACAAATCATTCACTGTGACATCAAACCAGAAAATATACTGATGACTGAGCAGAAATGTGCAAAGCTTGCTGATTTCAGATTAGCCAAGCTGTTGAAAGCTGACCAATCCAGGACATATACTGGCTTCAGAGGAACCAGGGGTTATGTTGCACCTGAGTGGCACAGGAACATGTCGATAACAGTGAAAGCAGACGTGTACAGCTTCGGGATTGTATTGTTGGAGATCATATGCTGTCAAAGAGGTTCGACTATGGACATACCTGAGGATCAATTAACTATTGAAAATTGGATGTACCATTGTTTGGAGGCCAATGAACTGGATAAGCTAGTGAAGGATGATGATGACATTGACATGAGTAAACTACGGGAGATGGTTAAGCTTGGTCTTTGCTGCATCCAGGAGGAGCCATCATTGCGCCCTTCGATGAAGAAGGTGGTACTAATGCTGGAATGGAATCTAGAGATACCATCCCCTCCAAATTCTTTCAGTTCCAATCATTGA
- the LOC133736268 gene encoding G-type lectin S-receptor-like serine/threonine-protein kinase LECRK4 isoform X2, producing MQRDGNLVQYPIGPFTLSSNQYSYWNTGTFTAGNNVSLNLDQNEGLYLLDSTGFKIKSLFSLQKDLSMYRSYRLTIDADGILRLYSYSLVKNDSWSIDWSPTDSKCAPIGLCGLNSYCVLVDPEPSCVCLPGFFFIDEGQRYLGCKRNLSTVGCKGENETSYSIVDVDNIDWENTPYSILSLDKTACKEDCLMDCNCEAAIFMDQQCRKQKLPLRFGRTPQSDVVTTFVKKGTTDESSGTKMVSKGRKNINTIIFISSTATLTFSLVFMAITGVVIYRYRVWDYRKVTNSAGEGLIEGVTLRSYTYCELEKATKGFTNQVGKGAFGTVFKGVIGGREVAIKQLETVVDEGEREFCNEMNAIGRTHHKNLVKLLGYCHDGTNRLLVYEYMTNGSLADFFFKSYSGRPAWEERVSTALNVAQGILYLHEECDTQIIHCDIKPENILMTEQKCAKLADFRLAKLLKADQSRTYTGFRGTRGYVAPEWHRNMSITVKADVYSFGIVLLEIICCQRGSTMDIPEDQLTIENWMYHCLEANELDKLVKDDDDIDMSKLREMVKLGLCCIQEEPSLRPSMKKVVLMLEWNLEIPSPPNSFSSNH from the coding sequence ATGCAGAGAGATGGCAACCTGGTTCAGTATCCAATTGGTCCATTTACATTGAGTTCTAATCAATATTCTTATTGGAACACTGGGACATTCACAGCTGGGAACAATGTGTCCCTCAATCTTGATCAAAATGAGGGGCTCTATCTTCTTGATTCCACCGGTTTCAAGATAAAAAGTTTGTTTTCTCTTCAGAAAGACCTTTCTATGTATCGTAGCTATCGTCTGACGATTGATGCTGATGGAATACTCCGGTTGTACTCCTACAGTTTGGTTAAGAATGATTCCTGGTCAATTGATTGGTCACCAACTGATAGTAAGTGTGCTCCTATTGGCCTTTGTGGCCTAAATTCTTATTGTGTTCTTGTGGATCCGGAACCTTCCTGTGTATGTCTCCCTGGTTTCTTTTTCATTGACGAAGGCCAAAGATATTTAGGCTGCAAGAGGAACTTGAGTACAGTTGGTTGCAAAGGTGAGAATGAAACTTCATATTCTATTGTTGATGTGGATAACATAGATTGGGAAAACACTCCATACTCTATTCTATCATTGGATAAGACTGCTTGTAAAGAGGACTGTTTGATGGATTGTAACTGTGAAGCTGCGATATTTATGGACCAGCAGTGTAGAAAACAAAAGCTCCCTCTACGATTTGGAAGAACTCCCCAAAGCGATGTGGTGACAACCTTTGTCAAAAAGGGTACTACTGATGAGAGTTCAGGTACAAAAATGGTGAGCAAGGGAAGAAAAAATATTAACACAATCATATTTATCAGCAGCACTGCAACTTTAACTTTTTCACTCGTTTTTATGGCAATTACTGGTGTTGTTATATATAGATATCGTGTTTGGGATTACCGAAAGGTTACTAATTCAGCTGGTGAAGGGTTAATTGAAGGTGTTACGCTGCGGTCATATACATATTGTGAACTTGAAAAGGCAACCAAAGGCTTCACCAATCAAGTGGGAAAAGGAGCTTTTGGGACAGTTTTTAAAGGGGTGATTGGTGGGAGAGAAGTGGCAATCAAGCAACTAGAGACAGTGGTGGATGAAGGAGAGCGAgagttttgtaatgagatgaaTGCAATTGGGAGAACTCATCACAAGAATCTAGTGAAATTGCTTGGCTACTGTCATGATGGAACAAATAGGCTTCTGGTTTATGAGTACATGACCAACGGCTCACTTGCGGatttctttttcaaatcttaTAGTGGAAGGCCAGCTTGGGAGGAAAGAGTCAGCACAGCCCTCAATGTAGCTCAAGGTATACTATATCTACATGAAGAGTGTGATACACAAATCATTCACTGTGACATCAAACCAGAAAATATACTGATGACTGAGCAGAAATGTGCAAAGCTTGCTGATTTCAGATTAGCCAAGCTGTTGAAAGCTGACCAATCCAGGACATATACTGGCTTCAGAGGAACCAGGGGTTATGTTGCACCTGAGTGGCACAGGAACATGTCGATAACAGTGAAAGCAGACGTGTACAGCTTCGGGATTGTATTGTTGGAGATCATATGCTGTCAAAGAGGTTCGACTATGGACATACCTGAGGATCAATTAACTATTGAAAATTGGATGTACCATTGTTTGGAGGCCAATGAACTGGATAAGCTAGTGAAGGATGATGATGACATTGACATGAGTAAACTACGGGAGATGGTTAAGCTTGGTCTTTGCTGCATCCAGGAGGAGCCATCATTGCGCCCTTCGATGAAGAAGGTGGTACTAATGCTGGAATGGAATCTAGAGATACCATCCCCTCCAAATTCTTTCAGTTCCAATCATTGA